In one window of Vibrio sp. DW001 DNA:
- a CDS encoding MFS transporter gives MTNQMTWTETLKSYLDKRLLWVMMLGCSSGFPWVLIGSNMSGWLKDAGLTRAAIGYFGSVFAVYAINFLWAPIVDRVKLPVLHSLLGQRKSWVFFCQCIILICTLFIAGVNPADDLMLTSMLALGIATASATQDIAIDAFRIDTFPKSEESKLPQASAMAVIGWWTGYSLPGYLAFINADSIGWNGVYYGMAFVIVILMVFTLLVGEPKTKREELQNIALERHNKIVKSRVAAWISVTVVEPFLDFFKRNGVQVALTLLLFVFLFKIGEAFLGRMSITFYKEVGFSNEQIGQYSKLIGWWVTIFFTLVGSMFNVKFGIVRGLMIGGIAMASSNLMFAWMASVGANEHLFLATIIVDNFTTAFSTVAFVSFLTMLTGQAFSATQYALLASLGNLGRTTLASFSGELADYLNDWSLFFIITALMVIPSLIMLYSLRHYFNELLEKARYRKE, from the coding sequence ATGACAAATCAAATGACTTGGACTGAAACACTTAAAAGCTACCTCGATAAACGGCTCTTATGGGTGATGATGTTAGGTTGCTCTAGTGGTTTTCCGTGGGTGTTGATTGGTTCCAACATGTCTGGCTGGCTCAAAGATGCTGGCTTGACTCGCGCCGCTATCGGCTATTTTGGCTCTGTGTTTGCTGTCTATGCTATTAACTTCTTGTGGGCACCGATTGTAGACAGGGTCAAACTCCCCGTATTACATTCACTCTTAGGACAGCGAAAAAGCTGGGTCTTTTTCTGTCAGTGCATCATTTTAATCTGCACACTATTTATCGCGGGAGTAAACCCTGCCGATGATTTAATGCTGACCTCTATGCTCGCTCTAGGTATCGCTACGGCTTCCGCTACTCAAGATATTGCAATCGATGCATTTCGTATCGACACGTTCCCTAAATCTGAAGAGAGTAAGCTACCACAGGCCTCAGCAATGGCAGTCATCGGTTGGTGGACGGGATACTCATTACCTGGTTATCTCGCCTTCATCAACGCTGATAGCATTGGATGGAACGGCGTGTATTACGGCATGGCTTTCGTTATCGTCATCCTAATGGTCTTCACTTTGCTCGTTGGAGAACCTAAAACGAAACGTGAAGAGCTTCAGAATATTGCTCTTGAACGACATAACAAAATCGTCAAATCCCGTGTCGCAGCGTGGATCAGTGTAACCGTCGTAGAACCATTCCTAGATTTCTTCAAACGAAACGGAGTGCAAGTAGCATTGACTCTACTCTTGTTTGTTTTTCTCTTTAAAATTGGTGAGGCATTCTTGGGAAGAATGTCGATAACCTTTTATAAAGAGGTTGGCTTTAGTAATGAACAGATTGGACAATACTCCAAACTCATCGGCTGGTGGGTCACCATATTCTTTACACTGGTCGGCAGTATGTTCAATGTTAAATTTGGCATTGTTCGCGGATTAATGATTGGTGGTATCGCCATGGCTTCAAGCAACTTAATGTTTGCTTGGATGGCCAGCGTAGGTGCAAATGAACACCTTTTCTTGGCTACAATTATTGTAGATAACTTTACAACGGCTTTCTCTACTGTTGCGTTTGTCTCCTTCTTAACCATGTTAACCGGACAGGCCTTCTCAGCAACTCAATACGCACTTTTAGCGTCACTGGGTAACTTAGGTAGGACAACACTAGCCTCATTCAGCGGGGAGCTTGCGGACTATCTTAATGATTGGTCACTCTTCTTTATTATTACGGCTCTTATGGTCATTCCTAGCCTGATAATGCTTTACTCATTACGACATTATTTTAATGAATTACTGGAGAAAGCAAGATATCGTAAAGAGTAA
- a CDS encoding peptidylprolyl isomerase, giving the protein MRNLFISLFCLFSASVMAAPNVNVETSIGNFTIELDSKNAPITTENFLKYVEDGSYEGTVFHRIIRGFMAQGGGFDTDMNKITAYAPIKNEANNGLKNKKTTIAMARTSAPDSATRQFFINYADNDFLDASEKGAGYAVFGKVTKGFDTIEKMATQQTASIGSYHDVPVKAIVITKVTIQK; this is encoded by the coding sequence ATGCGTAATCTGTTTATCTCTCTATTCTGTCTTTTTAGTGCCTCTGTAATGGCGGCTCCAAATGTTAACGTGGAAACGTCTATCGGTAACTTTACCATCGAACTCGACTCGAAAAACGCACCTATTACAACTGAAAACTTCCTCAAGTATGTCGAAGATGGCAGTTACGAAGGCACAGTATTCCACCGTATTATTCGTGGATTTATGGCTCAAGGTGGGGGTTTTGATACCGATATGAACAAAATCACAGCCTATGCCCCAATTAAGAATGAAGCGAATAACGGCCTAAAAAACAAGAAAACAACGATTGCTATGGCTAGAACATCAGCTCCTGATTCTGCTACTCGCCAATTCTTTATCAACTATGCCGACAACGATTTTCTAGATGCTTCAGAGAAAGGTGCTGGTTATGCCGTATTTGGCAAGGTCACGAAAGGTTTTGATACCATTGAGAAAATGGCAACGCAACAAACCGCGTCTATCGGTAGTTATCATGACGTCCCTGTTAAAGCCATCGTCATAACGAAAGTAACGATACAAAAGTAA